In Limosilactobacillus sp. WILCCON 0051, a single window of DNA contains:
- a CDS encoding transporter substrate-binding domain-containing protein: MKIFKKIALMTAALALGTAIGTTISHADSVKSELKTPDTLTIGLEGTYAPFSYRKDGKLQGFEVELGKAVAKKMGLKAKFVPTKWDSLIAGLGAKKFDVVMNNIAQTPEREKKYLFSDPYISSHFVMIVKENSSLKTLKSIKGHKFAAGVGTNNATLVKKYGGITVDDSDFASGLDMIKQGRVEGMINSREAWYVYAKKHSTKGLKMIDVSSEAKPVKVAAMFNKNSSALQKQYNQALQELQKDSTLQKLSQKYFGADITK; the protein is encoded by the coding sequence ATGAAGATTTTTAAGAAGATTGCCTTAATGACAGCTGCACTGGCATTGGGAACTGCGATTGGCACGACGATCAGCCATGCCGACTCGGTCAAGTCCGAGTTGAAAACGCCTGATACGCTGACGATTGGTCTGGAAGGTACCTACGCACCGTTCTCATATCGTAAAGACGGCAAGCTGCAGGGATTTGAAGTTGAGCTGGGCAAAGCCGTTGCTAAAAAGATGGGCTTAAAGGCCAAGTTCGTGCCAACCAAATGGGACTCTTTGATTGCCGGATTAGGCGCCAAGAAGTTTGACGTGGTCATGAACAACATTGCGCAAACGCCTGAACGCGAAAAGAAGTACCTTTTCTCTGATCCCTACATTTCATCGCACTTTGTCATGATCGTTAAAGAAAACAGCTCGCTTAAAACGCTTAAGTCTATCAAAGGCCACAAGTTTGCCGCGGGTGTGGGGACCAACAACGCTACGCTGGTTAAAAAGTATGGCGGGATTACGGTTGACGACAGCGACTTTGCCAGTGGACTGGATATGATCAAGCAAGGCCGGGTCGAAGGGATGATCAATAGTCGCGAGGCTTGGTACGTCTATGCTAAAAAGCACAGCACCAAGGGACTCAAGATGATTGACGTTTCCAGCGAAGCCAAGCCGGTCAAGGTTGCAGCAATGTTTAACAAGAACTCATCGGCGCTGCAAAAACAATACAACCAGGCACTACAGGAACTGCAAAAGGATAGCACGCTCCAAAAGCTATCCCAAAAGTACTTTGGTGCTGACATTACCAAATAG
- a CDS encoding amino acid ABC transporter ATP-binding protein, whose amino-acid sequence MKLAKINKWFGKKHVLKDVSLEFPAGQTTVLVGPSGSGKSTILRSLNLLEQPDRGTYDFDELHLNFEKSVSRKQKLMLRQKTGMVFQDYNLFPHLTVRQNVTEGPIRVLKQSKETANQEALEILSKVGLGDLAGAHPAQLSGGQAQRVAIARALAMKPEYVLLDEPTSALDPELELEVLRVLLKLAQENQSLIIVTHNMVFARRVADKIVFVEDGTIKYDGDPAAFFAPDNPDERIRHFIAAMTMEELEA is encoded by the coding sequence ATGAAACTCGCTAAGATTAACAAATGGTTTGGCAAAAAGCACGTTTTAAAAGATGTCAGTCTGGAGTTTCCGGCTGGGCAGACGACGGTTTTGGTTGGCCCTTCTGGATCGGGCAAGTCAACGATCCTGCGCTCGCTGAATCTGTTAGAGCAGCCTGATCGCGGCACCTATGATTTCGATGAGCTGCATTTGAACTTTGAAAAGAGCGTCAGTCGCAAGCAGAAACTGATGCTGCGGCAGAAAACAGGCATGGTTTTTCAAGACTACAACCTGTTTCCACATCTGACGGTTCGGCAAAACGTTACGGAAGGTCCCATCCGCGTGCTCAAGCAGTCTAAAGAAACTGCCAATCAAGAAGCACTGGAAATATTAAGCAAGGTCGGACTGGGTGATTTGGCTGGTGCCCATCCCGCACAGCTTTCTGGCGGGCAGGCGCAACGAGTGGCAATTGCCCGTGCGCTGGCCATGAAACCGGAATACGTGTTATTGGATGAGCCAACTTCAGCACTTGACCCGGAACTGGAATTAGAGGTCTTGCGCGTGCTGCTTAAACTGGCTCAGGAAAATCAATCATTGATTATCGTAACGCACAACATGGTCTTTGCTAGACGCGTTGCCGATAAGATCGTTTTTGTCGAGGATGGCACGATCAAATATGATGGCGATCCGGCAGCTTTTTTTGCACCGGATAATCCTGATGAGCGGATTCGCCATTTTATTGCGGCCATGACAATGGAAGAACTGGAAGCCTAA
- a CDS encoding amino acid ABC transporter permease, protein MWHTIQSSLPELLAAGFKYTIPLALVSFFWGLLIALFVALIRLSRQKGAFRILKGIAVFYVWLFRSTPLLVQLFIVFFGLPHLVIPGVFPDGVQLKPFTAGVITFSLNTGAYASETIRAAIASVPKGQWEAAEAIGMTRLQVLWRIILPQALRVALPPLANSFISLVKDTSLAASITIAEMFSVAQQITAENYEPLLMYIIVALIYALFTTVLSRLQAWLEKSLAKTAPVQ, encoded by the coding sequence ATGTGGCATACGATTCAAAGCTCGCTGCCAGAACTGTTGGCGGCCGGGTTTAAATACACGATTCCATTAGCCCTGGTATCTTTTTTCTGGGGACTGCTGATCGCGCTTTTCGTGGCGCTGATTCGTTTGTCCAGACAAAAGGGCGCATTTCGAATCTTAAAGGGAATCGCAGTCTTTTATGTCTGGCTGTTTCGTTCAACGCCATTATTGGTTCAGCTGTTCATTGTCTTTTTTGGCCTGCCGCATTTGGTTATACCAGGAGTCTTTCCTGACGGCGTGCAGCTCAAGCCGTTTACCGCTGGGGTGATTACTTTCTCGCTCAATACTGGTGCTTATGCCTCAGAAACGATTCGGGCGGCGATTGCTTCCGTTCCCAAAGGTCAATGGGAGGCGGCTGAAGCAATTGGCATGACCAGACTGCAGGTACTTTGGCGCATCATTTTGCCCCAGGCATTGCGAGTCGCGCTGCCGCCGCTGGCCAACTCATTTATCAGTCTGGTCAAGGATACCTCATTGGCAGCTTCTATTACGATTGCAGAAATGTTTTCGGTAGCTCAGCAGATCACGGCTGAAAACTACGAGCCGCTTTTGATGTACATTATCGTGGCTTTGATCTATGCCCTGTTTACGACCGTTTTATCGCGTCTGCAGGCCTGGCTGGAAAAATCACTGGCCAAGACCGCACCTGTTCAATAG
- a CDS encoding SemiSWEET family transporter, which translates to MTNPHSHSAHSFTSEKFISWLGRFASVIAILMYISYIAQIINNLHGQYGSPVQPFVAGINCTLWSIYAYFKEDRDWPVFWANFPGIFFSFATCLTSFAW; encoded by the coding sequence ATGACTAATCCACATTCACATTCAGCACATTCCTTTACCAGCGAAAAATTCATCAGCTGGCTGGGACGTTTTGCCAGCGTAATCGCCATTCTCATGTACATTTCCTATATTGCTCAGATCATTAATAATCTGCATGGTCAGTATGGCTCACCGGTACAGCCATTTGTCGCCGGCATCAACTGTACGCTGTGGAGCATCTATGCTTACTTTAAAGAAGATCGGGACTGGCCGGTTTTTTGGGCCAACTTCCCTGGGATCTTTTTCAGCTTTGCAACATGCCTGACTAGTTTTGCCTGGTAA
- the rihA gene encoding pyrimidine-specific ribonucleoside hydrolase RihA, with protein MTKKIILDCDPGHDDALAMTLAVASPKIELLAVTTSAGNQTPDKTLNNAMRMLKLLGREDIPVAGGNRTPLVKPLETAGEVHGESGLDGYPLPEPDFQPVELTAIELIAKTLKESATPVTLVVTGPMTNAALFLRVYPELAKAKIDQIVYMGGAMGLGNWQPSVEFNIFVDPEAAKIVMNFGIPLVMAPLNVTHQAQILKPEIEALRQIKNPVGQAFYGLLSFFERYHENPKWGFQGAPLHDPCTIAWLIEPEMFQTEKMNVDVETTGELTRGETVCDYYELTGKPQNTEVMLGINRQRFIELIMEALHSFD; from the coding sequence ATGACGAAAAAAATTATCCTCGATTGTGATCCTGGTCATGACGATGCTTTGGCAATGACGTTGGCGGTGGCCTCGCCTAAAATAGAGCTGCTGGCCGTTACGACTTCAGCTGGCAATCAAACGCCAGACAAGACACTCAACAACGCCATGCGGATGCTTAAGCTGTTGGGCAGAGAGGATATTCCAGTTGCTGGCGGGAACCGGACTCCTTTGGTCAAGCCATTGGAAACAGCCGGTGAGGTGCATGGTGAAAGCGGTCTGGACGGCTATCCGCTGCCGGAGCCAGATTTCCAGCCGGTTGAGCTGACTGCGATCGAATTGATTGCCAAAACGCTTAAAGAGAGTGCAACGCCGGTGACACTGGTAGTTACTGGACCAATGACCAACGCGGCGCTGTTTTTGCGGGTTTACCCAGAACTAGCCAAGGCAAAAATTGATCAAATCGTCTACATGGGAGGGGCCATGGGACTTGGCAACTGGCAGCCCAGCGTGGAATTCAACATCTTCGTTGATCCCGAGGCGGCTAAGATCGTCATGAATTTCGGGATTCCATTGGTAATGGCACCATTAAACGTTACGCATCAAGCGCAGATCTTGAAACCGGAAATTGAGGCCCTGCGGCAGATCAAAAATCCAGTTGGCCAGGCATTTTATGGCCTGCTGAGCTTTTTTGAGCGTTATCATGAAAATCCAAAGTGGGGCTTTCAAGGAGCACCGCTGCATGATCCTTGCACGATTGCCTGGCTGATTGAACCAGAGATGTTCCAAACCGAAAAAATGAACGTCGATGTTGAAACGACCGGTGAGCTGACGCGTGGCGAAACGGTCTGCGACTACTATGAGCTGACCGGCAAGCCGCAGAATACCGAGGTCATGCTGGGAATCAATCGGCAGCGTTTTATTGAGCTGATTATGGAAGCACTGCATAGCTTTGATTAA
- a CDS encoding DUF6339 family protein has protein sequence MKTKLRTCTNEFLEAFKRDFDEKYLDLYRNLDRAAIQKLFENDEVYEINHEFEYQLLKPGDEVHNTIAVYSALNWLTPVQATQEEMWFTMLNTVYLDYLLASLKQVANHQNFDQHIKNYLFFYGSTIRAQLRQRLSKYWWVGKRLYDEQNADTDPYWLIRFFCELDLSGKAISFFASKLTNNQDIALGIVEGIYTRRDKVKNVKETYTYINKHFNMIGGVKVLDIMTRTQVKQETMDFIDYFTANPHTLPVKSRQIII, from the coding sequence ATGAAGACTAAGCTGCGGACGTGTACGAATGAATTTTTGGAAGCTTTTAAACGTGATTTCGATGAAAAATACCTGGATCTCTATCGCAATCTGGATCGAGCAGCAATCCAAAAACTTTTTGAAAACGATGAGGTATACGAGATCAATCATGAGTTTGAATACCAGCTGCTGAAACCAGGCGATGAGGTCCATAATACGATTGCCGTCTACAGTGCGCTAAATTGGCTGACGCCGGTGCAGGCCACCCAGGAAGAGATGTGGTTTACGATGCTTAACACAGTCTATCTTGATTATTTATTGGCCAGTCTCAAACAGGTAGCCAACCATCAAAATTTTGATCAGCATATCAAAAACTATCTTTTCTTTTATGGCAGCACCATTCGCGCTCAGTTGAGACAGCGATTATCAAAATACTGGTGGGTAGGCAAGCGCTTGTATGATGAGCAGAATGCGGATACGGATCCTTACTGGCTGATTCGTTTCTTTTGCGAGCTGGACCTGTCTGGTAAGGCAATTAGTTTCTTTGCCAGCAAGCTGACGAACAATCAAGATATCGCGCTGGGAATCGTGGAAGGCATCTACACCCGACGCGACAAGGTAAAAAACGTTAAAGAGACCTATACTTATATCAATAAGCACTTTAACATGATCGGCGGCGTTAAGGTATTGGACATCATGACGCGTACCCAGGTCAAGCAGGAAACAATGGATTTTATCGATTACTTCACTGCCAACCCGCATACCTTGCCAGTCAAGAGTCGTCAAATCATAATCTAA
- a CDS encoding restriction endonuclease: protein MKYQKRFVDKAILMALQDLGGSASREMIRKTIAENQYDGLRYEDVYAGKDENRHTPFMEDFTAAIQDLYEFGYIEQPRAGEDIVTTDLGRRQDLADYETKHDSKRHSHQQPKQMTLTRASEAQDLQNADWKADLLKCLMQFSPAKFESFSRLLISKMGVRLDKERGIKLTGDHGIDGFGYFMADDFRTSRVAIQCKRYGKQPVSEPEIDKFKGVMASFNADYGIFITTSHFTAQAEFKAYQGSNTVTLIDGQQLAELVEKYQLHIKPVKTYVLDDYYYQFK from the coding sequence TTGAAGTATCAGAAAAGATTTGTAGACAAAGCAATCTTAATGGCACTGCAGGATCTGGGCGGTTCAGCCAGTCGCGAGATGATTCGCAAAACGATTGCTGAAAATCAGTATGACGGGCTGCGCTATGAGGATGTTTATGCAGGCAAGGATGAGAATCGTCATACGCCATTTATGGAGGATTTTACCGCCGCAATTCAAGATCTGTATGAGTTTGGCTATATTGAGCAGCCCCGAGCCGGTGAGGATATCGTCACAACGGATCTGGGTAGACGGCAAGATCTGGCTGACTATGAGACCAAGCATGATTCAAAGCGGCATTCTCATCAGCAGCCTAAACAGATGACACTTACGCGGGCTTCTGAGGCACAGGATCTGCAAAACGCGGATTGGAAAGCGGATCTGCTTAAGTGTTTGATGCAGTTTAGTCCAGCCAAGTTTGAAAGTTTTTCGCGGCTGCTGATTTCCAAGATGGGCGTCCGATTGGATAAAGAGCGCGGCATTAAACTGACTGGCGATCATGGCATTGATGGGTTCGGTTATTTTATGGCGGATGATTTTCGTACCAGCCGGGTTGCCATCCAATGCAAACGCTATGGCAAGCAGCCGGTTTCGGAACCGGAAATTGACAAGTTTAAAGGCGTAATGGCAAGCTTTAACGCGGATTATGGCATCTTTATCACTACCAGTCATTTTACCGCTCAGGCCGAGTTCAAGGCTTATCAAGGCAGCAATACGGTTACCTTGATCGATGGTCAGCAGCTGGCAGAATTGGTCGAAAAATACCAGCTGCATATTAAGCCGGTTAAGACGTATGTACTTGACGACTACTATTATCAGTTCAAATAA
- a CDS encoding IS110 family transposase, with protein MDLLKTVFGIDVSSRKSNVCIMVNGQKVNDYAISNDMVGFNQLLDDLKQVTNPQIIFEATGVYSRRLQAFLDMHELRYVMMNPLEAKRKTKDDLHQNKTDKLDALCLAKLQSEHPQRLAYVQSEEYQELMANNRIYEQASHDLITNKNRLHKAIQLTFPEIEHLMANPRGKNYWSIVLRFPHPDIVLETKEADIIDFLKSLSGIGEKRANDLAQRLIRLAKLACPAVKKSSAYVRGLEMAINNILSAEEECQTALKEMTKLAPKRDLEILKSIPGIAENTALRIISELGDIRRFKNPNQLNAFVGVDPQIYESGNLAAHLSISKRGTAIGRKVLYLAINQIQSAKKAGNPCHIADYYEKRKRSSETASHKKAAIASIHKLLRTIFALIKNDQLYSYDVAKHNQRLLS; from the coding sequence ATGGATTTATTGAAAACTGTTTTCGGTATTGATGTTAGCAGCCGGAAGTCTAACGTATGCATTATGGTCAATGGCCAAAAAGTTAATGACTATGCCATCTCCAACGATATGGTAGGCTTCAATCAGCTGCTAGATGATCTTAAACAGGTTACCAACCCGCAAATTATTTTTGAAGCAACTGGCGTCTACTCCAGAAGACTTCAGGCGTTTTTGGACATGCACGAATTACGCTATGTCATGATGAATCCGCTGGAAGCCAAAAGAAAGACAAAGGATGACCTGCACCAGAACAAGACCGATAAGCTTGATGCCTTGTGCCTTGCCAAGCTGCAGTCTGAGCACCCACAACGGCTGGCCTATGTTCAAAGCGAAGAATATCAAGAATTGATGGCCAACAACCGCATCTACGAGCAGGCTTCGCACGATCTGATAACCAACAAGAATAGACTGCACAAAGCCATTCAGCTCACTTTCCCAGAGATTGAGCACCTAATGGCTAATCCGAGAGGAAAAAACTACTGGAGTATTGTTCTCAGATTCCCGCACCCTGATATCGTATTAGAAACAAAAGAAGCCGATATCATCGACTTCTTAAAGAGCTTATCTGGTATTGGTGAAAAACGTGCCAATGATCTGGCACAGAGGCTTATCCGGCTGGCTAAGCTCGCATGCCCAGCTGTCAAAAAGAGCAGTGCTTATGTTCGTGGCCTTGAAATGGCCATTAACAACATCCTAAGCGCTGAAGAAGAGTGCCAGACTGCTTTAAAGGAGATGACCAAGCTCGCTCCCAAGCGGGATCTGGAGATCCTTAAAAGCATTCCTGGCATCGCCGAAAATACTGCCTTGAGAATTATTAGTGAGCTCGGAGATATCAGACGCTTTAAAAACCCTAACCAATTAAATGCCTTCGTTGGCGTTGACCCTCAGATTTATGAATCTGGCAACCTTGCGGCCCACCTGTCAATTTCAAAGCGCGGGACAGCTATTGGCAGAAAGGTGCTGTACTTGGCCATAAACCAAATTCAGTCGGCTAAGAAAGCGGGAAACCCTTGTCATATTGCGGATTATTACGAGAAACGAAAACGGTCTTCTGAGACTGCAAGTCACAAGAAGGCCGCTATCGCATCGATCCATAAATTATTACGGACGATCTTCGCTTTAATTAAGAATGATCAATTATATAGCTATGACGTAGCCAAACATAACCAAAGACTTTTGTCATAA
- a CDS encoding phosphoglycerate dehydrogenase, with amino-acid sequence MKVAVPSIMSQAGKDYLTSRGFELIETKSQSAAALVKEAAEADGIILMTEPFPNTLADLLPKLKVIARHGVGYDNIDSEFWAKRGVWVTIAKNANASTVAESTLTAMMAISKNLVPTTEHLRQGDWGWTFAHQGFDLAGKTLGIVGYGRIGRMIAKKASALDMRIIAYTPSNRSDGNAEMVDRDTVFKEADIISLNMLVTPETTRSVGQREFDMMKDSAVLLNFGRAALVDQAAMQAALKTGSIAAAAVDVFDQEPLPKDDPWFSTPNVLLTPHCAGNTKECMDRMAVDAASEVVRVLNGEKPLWSVNQPLGID; translated from the coding sequence ATGAAAGTTGCCGTACCAAGCATTATGTCGCAGGCTGGCAAGGATTATCTGACCAGCCGCGGTTTTGAACTGATCGAGACCAAAAGCCAAAGCGCCGCTGCCCTGGTTAAGGAAGCCGCGGAAGCAGATGGCATTATTTTGATGACGGAACCATTTCCCAACACCTTAGCCGATCTGCTGCCCAAATTAAAAGTCATTGCCCGCCATGGCGTCGGCTACGACAATATCGATTCTGAATTCTGGGCTAAACGAGGCGTTTGGGTAACCATCGCTAAAAACGCCAATGCCTCAACGGTTGCGGAATCAACTCTGACAGCCATGATGGCAATCTCTAAAAATCTGGTTCCCACCACTGAGCACCTGCGCCAGGGTGACTGGGGATGGACGTTTGCTCATCAGGGGTTTGATCTGGCCGGCAAAACGCTGGGAATTGTCGGCTATGGTCGCATCGGCCGCATGATTGCCAAAAAAGCCAGCGCCCTTGACATGAGAATCATCGCCTACACGCCATCCAACCGTTCAGACGGCAATGCCGAAATGGTTGATCGCGACACGGTCTTTAAGGAGGCTGACATCATTTCGCTCAACATGCTGGTTACGCCAGAAACTACCAGAAGCGTTGGCCAGCGTGAGTTTGACATGATGAAAGATTCGGCCGTCCTGCTTAACTTTGGTCGGGCCGCTCTGGTTGACCAAGCAGCAATGCAGGCCGCGCTTAAAACCGGTTCGATTGCTGCCGCTGCGGTCGATGTCTTTGATCAAGAACCGCTGCCCAAAGACGATCCCTGGTTCAGCACGCCCAATGTCTTGCTGACGCCGCATTGTGCCGGCAACACCAAAGAATGTATGGATCGAATGGCCGTTGATGCCGCCAGCGAGGTCGTGCGCGTTTTGAATGGCGAAAAACCGCTGTGGAGCGTCAATCAGCCATTAGGCATTGATTAA
- a CDS encoding amidohydrolase family protein, which translates to MKKIEGHIHLIRAMAGSKGQGRLSPLGNGYAIWDDGEIIHLLPAGWGDDDFRVEKYLPIMAAENIEKAVLLQGTLNGYQNYYTYQVIKRYPDRFIGAFAVDPFAERAMAIVKRHVEELGFRAIKFEISQAGGLHGFHKPFRLDDDVHVGQIMHYLADYPGFVVTVDYGDDTQTSYQPEAIVNLAKRYPKMDFVVCHLSFPNADHLERLANVLRQFAPLKNIYLDISAIQDIDGEKPADFPYPRCQKTVALAKQIVGSKRLIWGTDSPWSATFNTYHQLAVWLEQTDLFNDAELADVMYNNANRVYFKAANVAAAQAAEDPVVAQFKKSR; encoded by the coding sequence TTGAAAAAAATTGAAGGACATATTCACTTGATTCGGGCGATGGCCGGCTCTAAAGGACAAGGGCGCTTGAGTCCATTGGGCAATGGCTATGCGATCTGGGACGATGGTGAGATTATTCACCTGCTGCCAGCGGGATGGGGCGACGATGATTTTCGCGTGGAAAAATATCTTCCCATCATGGCGGCTGAAAATATCGAAAAGGCCGTTTTACTGCAAGGAACACTGAACGGCTATCAAAACTATTACACTTATCAAGTCATCAAACGATATCCTGATCGCTTTATCGGCGCGTTTGCCGTGGATCCATTCGCTGAGCGGGCGATGGCAATCGTTAAACGGCACGTTGAAGAACTGGGCTTTCGGGCCATTAAGTTTGAGATCAGCCAAGCAGGCGGCCTGCATGGCTTTCATAAACCGTTCCGCTTGGATGATGACGTTCATGTTGGGCAGATTATGCATTATCTGGCTGACTATCCGGGATTTGTCGTAACCGTTGATTATGGTGACGATACCCAGACCAGCTATCAGCCCGAAGCCATCGTTAATCTGGCCAAGCGCTATCCCAAAATGGATTTTGTCGTTTGTCATCTGTCATTTCCCAACGCTGATCATCTGGAGCGCTTGGCAAACGTTTTGCGGCAGTTTGCACCGCTTAAAAACATCTATCTGGACATTTCAGCAATCCAAGATATCGATGGGGAAAAGCCGGCTGACTTTCCTTATCCGCGCTGTCAAAAAACGGTCGCGCTGGCCAAGCAGATCGTTGGATCAAAGCGCTTGATCTGGGGGACTGACTCACCATGGTCGGCAACGTTTAATACCTATCATCAGCTGGCTGTCTGGTTGGAGCAGACTGATCTGTTCAATGATGCCGAGCTGGCTGATGTTATGTACAATAATGCCAATCGGGTCTACTTTAAGGCCGCCAACGTTGCTGCTGCCCAAGCCGCTGAAGATCCAGTCGTTGCTCAATTCAAAAAATCACGCTAA
- a CDS encoding DUF2207 domain-containing protein, with translation MKKQNAWLLGFLALMLIMLEPVVGHADGDFTIKHYQVNVDVLKNGDADLTQRITYDFDGDFHGVYYNQDLQGIGKADQISAAVEQNGKLTNLALSQSGQNNTVKATQSADWLKLKVYHQISDAEATFIYHYRLHGVITSYQDTAELNWKIIGTGWDEALHDVSITIQLPAKNVDSLKAFTHGPLNGKTSVKKRQGQVKMTVDRVPANQFVESHLLFANAVVPQNDNRVAKKVLAAKLKQEQQLAKAANAKRAREKRRRQLFKIGYSTICGISILAYGWWLIKKHPQRSKQPPLVHSFEIPPYPVEQAYVIDKNQQPDARVLSGYLMQLAGEYKIAISKTENDDYRFTVKKPAVIAENQLLKIMFSDCGDGQSFTIQQLKKWSKQRKHAKKIAKAFDQWSQASLESARKTGYYDADADLFKQIGIFWLIAELLLIFGMIFIVAGWIFKMIVGLIFAGGFGWGIIYYRQLLPYTPKGQKMKYDLDCFILMLKDIGDFKLKEVGDIVLWEQILPYATAFGLAKKVIRELRLSFDEAELNDTLLITYPWIFASDPWTGMFESTFEKALDTGNSSSSTGGSGGFSAGSSGGFGGGSGGGAF, from the coding sequence ATGAAAAAGCAGAATGCCTGGCTGCTAGGATTTTTGGCTTTGATGCTGATCATGCTGGAGCCAGTCGTGGGTCATGCGGATGGCGACTTTACCATCAAGCATTACCAAGTGAACGTTGACGTGTTAAAAAACGGCGATGCGGATCTGACGCAAAGGATTACTTATGATTTTGACGGTGATTTTCATGGCGTTTATTATAATCAAGACCTGCAAGGCATCGGCAAGGCTGATCAGATCTCGGCAGCCGTGGAGCAGAACGGTAAGCTGACTAACCTGGCGCTCAGCCAATCCGGTCAGAATAATACCGTTAAGGCCACGCAGAGCGCAGACTGGCTCAAACTCAAGGTCTATCATCAAATCAGCGACGCGGAAGCAACCTTTATCTATCACTACCGGCTGCATGGCGTGATTACCAGTTATCAGGATACGGCCGAGTTGAATTGGAAGATTATTGGGACGGGCTGGGATGAAGCACTGCATGACGTTTCAATCACCATTCAGCTGCCGGCTAAAAACGTTGACTCGCTTAAAGCCTTTACGCATGGTCCATTAAACGGCAAAACGTCAGTCAAGAAGCGGCAGGGTCAGGTTAAGATGACGGTCGACCGCGTGCCGGCCAATCAGTTTGTTGAAAGCCACCTGCTGTTTGCCAATGCCGTCGTACCGCAAAACGATAACCGAGTCGCCAAAAAGGTCCTGGCTGCTAAGCTAAAGCAGGAGCAGCAGCTGGCAAAAGCGGCCAATGCCAAGCGCGCCCGGGAAAAAAGACGGCGACAGCTTTTCAAAATCGGCTATAGTACCATTTGCGGCATCAGTATCTTAGCTTATGGCTGGTGGCTGATTAAAAAACATCCCCAGCGATCCAAGCAGCCGCCACTGGTTCATTCTTTTGAGATTCCGCCATATCCAGTTGAACAGGCCTACGTGATCGATAAAAATCAACAGCCTGACGCGCGCGTACTCAGCGGCTATCTGATGCAGCTGGCAGGTGAATATAAGATTGCAATCAGCAAGACTGAAAACGACGACTATCGATTTACCGTCAAAAAACCGGCCGTTATTGCCGAAAATCAGCTGCTTAAGATTATGTTTAGCGATTGCGGGGACGGCCAAAGCTTTACGATCCAGCAGCTGAAAAAATGGAGCAAGCAGCGCAAGCACGCTAAAAAGATCGCGAAAGCCTTTGATCAATGGTCGCAAGCCAGTCTGGAAAGTGCCAGAAAAACCGGCTACTATGATGCCGACGCGGACCTGTTCAAGCAGATTGGCATCTTTTGGCTGATCGCCGAGCTTTTGCTGATTTTTGGGATGATTTTTATCGTCGCTGGCTGGATTTTCAAAATGATCGTAGGGCTGATATTTGCAGGCGGCTTTGGCTGGGGAATTATATATTACCGCCAGCTCCTGCCATATACGCCAAAGGGGCAAAAAATGAAATATGATTTAGACTGCTTTATTCTCATGCTCAAAGATATTGGCGACTTCAAGCTCAAAGAAGTTGGCGACATTGTTTTATGGGAACAGATTTTGCCATATGCGACGGCGTTTGGACTGGCCAAAAAAGTTATTCGTGAATTAAGGCTTTCGTTTGATGAAGCTGAGCTTAATGATACGCTTTTAATTACGTATCCATGGATTTTTGCCAGTGATCCTTGGACGGGCATGTTTGAAAGCACTTTTGAAAAAGCATTGGATACCGGCAACTCATCATCATCAACTGGCGGCTCGGGTGGCTTTTCAGCCGGCAGTTCCGGTGGCTTTGGCGGTGGTTCAGGCGGCGGAGCGTTTTAA